The Paramagnetospirillum magnetotacticum MS-1 genome includes the window CGCCTTGCTGGGCGACCCGCCCGTTCTGCTGCTGGACGAGCCCTCGGCCAGCCTGGACCGCCAGGCCGAGGAGGATCTGCGCAACACCCTGGCCGAGTTGGGCAAGACCCATACGGTAATCATCGTCACCCATTCTCCAGTCCTGCTGCCCATCTGCCGCGATGTGGTGGTTCTCGATAAGGGAAGCGTCGCCGCCGCTGGTCCGGCGGCCGAGACCCTTCAACGTCTGTTTGGCGCCCGGCCACAGCCTCAGCCCCCTGCCCAGCCTCAGCCGCAACCGGCCCCGCCCCCACCCCCGCATGTGGTGTCGCAGCCGCCACCGCCGCTGGGCGGCGGCGTGCGCATCGGCGTGGGAGGCAATTCATGACCCAGCCCCCGCCTTCACCGCCCCAGGCCCTGGGCCAGATCACTCCGGTCAAGGTTCCCGCCGATCAGGCCATTGCCGGCACGCCGCCGCCAGGCGCGGGCGCGGGCCCGCAAAATGGTCCCTCGGGCGAACAGCCGCAGATGACCCAGGAACAGATGATGCAGGCCATGGCCGCCATGATGGGCGGCGGCGGCGGTCCGCCTGGCGGACCGAAAGGACCGCCGCCCACCGCCATGCAATCCATTCGGAGTGGGCTTGTCACCTTCTGGAAGACCCTGTGCTGGCTGATGGCCGCCCCGGAAAAGCCCGAGGATGCCCCCACCGGTCTGCTGGCCTGGCCGCGCCGCATCCTGATCGGCACCCGCGACTGGTTCCTGCCCGCCATGAATCCCATCGGACCGGCGCCGTTGCAGGATTATCACGCGCCCCAATTCGGCTCGCGCCTTTACGCCCTGGCCAATTCCTATCCCCTGCCCACCTGGCGGCCCCTGGCCCGCGTGGTGATGAGCCTGACCGGAATCTTCATCGTCTGGGCCTTCGTCTCCCATCTGGACGAAGTAGCCATCGCCGAGGGCGAGGTCGTTCCCGAAGGCAAGGTCAAGGTCATCCAGCACCTGGAAGGCGGCGTGGTGCGCGAGATCATGGTCACCGATGGCTCGGAGGTCAAAGAGGGCGCACCGCTGATCCTGCTGGACCTGCCGGTCAGTTCGCTCAACAAGGAGGAATTGCAGGCCCGCATGGACGGCTACATGCTTCAGCGCGCCCGCCTCGAAGCCGAGTTGAACGACAAGCCGGTGGCCTTCCCCGAGGAGGAAGCCAAGCGCCAGCCCGCCCTGGTGGAATCCGAGCGCCGTTCGTTCGAAGCCCGCCGCCAGGCCCTTAACGCGACCCTGACCGTGCTTCGCGATCAAGTCCGCCAGAAGGGCCTGGAAGTACAGGAATACGAAACCAAATCGCGGTCCATCACCACCAGCCTGCGCCTTTCCCAGGAAAGGCTGGTCATGTCCACCGACCTGATCAAGGCCGGTCTGGCCTCGAAGATGGACCACGTCCAGATCCAGTCCCAGGTGGAGGACCTGAAGGGCCAGCTTGAATCCGTGCGCGCCTCCATTCCCCGCGCCGAAGCCGCCCAACAGGAGGCCAAGGGCCGGGTCGCCGAGGAAATGGCCCGTTTCCAGCGCACCGCCCAAAGCGAAATGTCCGAGGCCGAACTCAATATCGCGCGGACCCGGGAACTGTTCATCCAGGCCACCGACCAGCAACGCCGCACCTTGATCGCCAGCCCCATCGACGGCATCGTCAAGAATATGCGCTCCAACACCATCGGCGGCGTGGTTCGCCCCGGCGATCCCATCATGGAGATCGTTCCCTTGCACGAACGCCTTCAGGTGGATGCCAAGCTCAATCCCATGGATCGCGGCTATGTCCAGGAAGGCCAGCGCGCCACGGTGAAGATCAGCGCCTATGACTACACCACCTATGGCGGCCTGGACGGCGATGTCATCTTGGTGGCGCCCGACACCACCGTGCCCCAGACCCCCAACGCCCAGCCCTATTACCGGGTGGTGGTCCAGACCGACCGCGCCTATATCGGCGACGAACAGGCCAAGCGACTGATCAGCGCGGGCATGCAGGCCACGGTGGAAATCCACACCGGCACCCGCTCCATCATGGAATTCCTGATCAAGCCGGTGATCAAACTGCGTCACGAGGCGTTCCGGGAACGGTAGTCGGAGAAATTTACGCAGGTCCTGTCACATCCTCCCCGGCCCGCGCGTCATCAAGGCGTATCTCACCGCACAAGGATCGCCTTCATGGACACGCGTTTCGACATCACCACCTTGGCGCCCCAGGCCTATCAGGGGCTCTATGCCGTCTCGGACATTCTGGCCGGGTCCAGCCTGGGGGCCGGGTTCAAGCATCTGATCGACCTTCGGGTCTCGCAACTCAACAACTGCCATTTCTGCCAGAATCTGCACCGCGAATGGGGCCTGCGCGACGGCGTCACCGAAGAGCAATTGGCCGCCGTGGCCCAGTGGCCCGTTTCGCCCCTGTTCGACGAAGGCCAAAGGGCCGCCTTCGCCTGGGCCGAGGCGCTGACCCGCCAGGACGAGGACAAGGTCCCCGGCCTGCTGGCCGAATTACGCCGCCACCATGCCGACACTTTCATCGCCGAGCTCACCATGACCATCGCGGTGATCAATGCCTGGAACCGGGTCGGCATCTCGGCCTATGCGGTGGGGCCCCATGGCTGAGGGACCCCATGGCTGAGGGACAAAGCCCCGCCCTGGTGCAGTTTTTGGCCCAGCGGCCGCGTCTGCGGCTGCTGGCTTACCGCCTGCTGGGCAGTACCGCCGATGCCGAGGACGTGGTTCAGGACGCCTGGCTGAAATGGAATCTGGTGGCCGACAGTGTGGAGGAACCCGCCGCCTTTCTCACCACCCAGGTCACCAGGCTGGCCATTGACCGGTTGCGCAAGGATCAGCGCCGCGCCCGTCTTGGCGCCCAATGGCTGCCCGACCCCTGGGTGGAAATGGTGGAACCGGGCGAGGCCGATCTGTCCACCGGACTGTTGCTGCTGCTGGAGCGCCTGACGCCGGATCAGCGGGCGGTCTATGTTCTTCGCGAAGCCA containing:
- a CDS encoding HlyD family type I secretion periplasmic adaptor subunit; translation: MTQPPPSPPQALGQITPVKVPADQAIAGTPPPGAGAGPQNGPSGEQPQMTQEQMMQAMAAMMGGGGGPPGGPKGPPPTAMQSIRSGLVTFWKTLCWLMAAPEKPEDAPTGLLAWPRRILIGTRDWFLPAMNPIGPAPLQDYHAPQFGSRLYALANSYPLPTWRPLARVVMSLTGIFIVWAFVSHLDEVAIAEGEVVPEGKVKVIQHLEGGVVREIMVTDGSEVKEGAPLILLDLPVSSLNKEELQARMDGYMLQRARLEAELNDKPVAFPEEEAKRQPALVESERRSFEARRQALNATLTVLRDQVRQKGLEVQEYETKSRSITTSLRLSQERLVMSTDLIKAGLASKMDHVQIQSQVEDLKGQLESVRASIPRAEAAQQEAKGRVAEEMARFQRTAQSEMSEAELNIARTRELFIQATDQQRRTLIASPIDGIVKNMRSNTIGGVVRPGDPIMEIVPLHERLQVDAKLNPMDRGYVQEGQRATVKISAYDYTTYGGLDGDVILVAPDTTVPQTPNAQPYYRVVVQTDRAYIGDEQAKRLISAGMQATVEIHTGTRSIMEFLIKPVIKLRHEAFRER
- a CDS encoding carboxymuconolactone decarboxylase family protein, giving the protein MDTRFDITTLAPQAYQGLYAVSDILAGSSLGAGFKHLIDLRVSQLNNCHFCQNLHREWGLRDGVTEEQLAAVAQWPVSPLFDEGQRAAFAWAEALTRQDEDKVPGLLAELRRHHADTFIAELTMTIAVINAWNRVGISAYAVGPHG